From a region of the Arachis ipaensis cultivar K30076 chromosome B09, Araip1.1, whole genome shotgun sequence genome:
- the LOC107616164 gene encoding LEAF RUST 10 DISEASE-RESISTANCE LOCUS RECEPTOR-LIKE PROTEIN KINASE-like 1.1: MALPYLLFFFFLILFSAAQHNCPRSFDCGSQGRFQYPFTKAELPHCGLLLIHGCEDTYYSRKMIQLDKNATTLELTGSLDSNTVITIYDADFHASLEQNKCHALNTTYTLPPPSPLLSIYIEYNVTLFRCNHNLRIKLPLDFGNLTCRDYDIYYDKINTSPTIHDAGGIFSHCSLLHFATKDAINSTDVLSFVSSEIALKVVLSPDCDDCFNHRRGQCQLDTNNEFYCDKVPKDNNKALKLGVGIGLGMSTLLGLLIIGCFLRRRYRRKDVPSELPYQSKSTYRDVNYASTNPEAESKRGYFGVPLFSYKELKEATNNFHHTSQLGKGGFGTVYYGKLRDGRDIAVKRLYEHNYRRMEQFMNEIDILARLRHKNLVSLYGYCTSPHSRELLLVYEFVQNGTVASHIHGDFTRTTTLPWHIRMKIAIETATSLSYLHASDIIHRDVKTNNILLDNHFCVKVADFGLSRLFPNDVTHVSTAPQGTPGYVDPEYHRCYQLTSKSDVYSFGVVLIELISSKPAVDMDRHRDEINLSDLAINKIQNGALSELVDPTLDFDSDNEVKRMIVSVAELAFQCLQRDRELRPTMDEVLKLLITIECGKAKDEHIEEVDLHPSSSPSPASPDLDEVGLLKNRILLPSPKAVTDRWNSESTSSNVSG, translated from the exons ATGGCTCTACCTTAtttattgttcttcttcttcctcatcttgtTTTCCGCTGCGCAACATAACTGTCCACGCTCTTTTGATTGTGGAAGCCAAGGCAGATTCCAGTACCCTTTCACCAAGGCTGAACTCCCTCACTGTGGCTTGCTGCTCATTCATGGCTGTGAAGACACGTACTATTCGCGCAAAATGATTCAACTGGACAAGAATGCAACAACCTTAGAGCTTACAGGCTCTCTTGACTCAAATACTGTCATCACCATTTATGATGCAGATTTTCACGCCAGTTTGGAACAGAACAAATGTCACGCTTTGAACACTACTTATACTCTTCCTCCACCTTCTCCTTTGCTCTCTATTTATATCGAATACAATGTGACCCTATTTCGATGCAATCACAACCTTAGAATAAAGCTCCCTTTAGATTTTGGTAACCTCACATGCCGTGACTACGACATCTATTATGATAAAATCAATACGTCTCCTACTATACACGATGCCGGTGGCATTTTCTCACACTGCTCACTTCTTCATTTCGCAACAAAAGATGCCATCAATAGCACAGATGTTTTATCCTTTGTATCTTCTGAGATTGCTCTCAAAGTGGTATTATCTCCTGATTGTGATGATTGCTTCAATCACAGACGAGGTCAATGTCAACTTGACACCAACAACGAATTTTACTGTGACAAAG TGCCAAAGGATAACAATAAAGCCTTGAAGCTCGGAGTCGGAATAGGTTTAGGTATGAGTACACTGCTAGGACTTTTGATCATTGGATGCTTCCTCAGACGACGTTATAGAAGAAAAGATGTTCCTTCAGAACTCCCATACCAATCAAAAAGCACATACAGAGATGTAAACTATGCATCTACAAATCCAGAGGCAGAAAGCAAGAGGGGCTACTTTGGAGTCCCTCTCTTCTCTTACAAGGAGCTCAAAGAAGCTACAAATAATTTCCACCACACGAGCCAACTTGGAAAGGGAGGATTCGGAACAGTTTACTATG GAAAACTGCGAGATGGACGGGACATTGCCGTAAAGCGCCTTTACGAGCACAACTACAGGAGAATGGAACAGTTTATGAATGAAATCGATATCCTTGCTCGCTTGCGCCATAAGAACCTAGTATCCCTTTACGGCTACTGCACTTCACCCCACAGCCGTGAATTACTGCTTGTGTATGAGTTTGTTCAAAACGGCACGGTGGCTTCTCATATCCACGGTGATTTTACACGGACTACCACACTGCCATGGCATATAAGAATGAAGATTGCCATAGAGACCGCCACTTCATTGTCTTATCTTCATGCCTCTGACATAATCCACCGCGATGTCAAAACCAACAACATTCTTCTTGACAACCACTTTTGTGTTAAGGTTGCGGATTTCGGCCTTTCAAGACTGTTCCCCAATGATGTCACACATGTCTCCACAGCACCACAAGGGACTCCGGGTTATGTTGACCCTGAATACCACCGCTGCTACCAGCTTACTAGCAAGAGTGATGTTTATAGTTTCGGAGTGGTGCTCATTGAGCTTATATCTTCTAAGCCTGCTGTTGACATGGACAGGCATAGGGATGAGATTAATTTGTCTGATTTAGCCATAAACAAGATTCAAAACGGTGCATTGAGTGAGCTGGTTGATCCTACTCTTGATTTTGATTCGGATAATGAGGTTAAGAGGATGATAGTGTCAGTGGCAGAGCTGGCTTTTCAGTGTTTGCAACGGGATAGGGAACTGAGGCCTACCATGGATGAAGTTTTGAAGCTGTTGATCACAATTGAATGTGGGAAGGCAAAAGATGAACATATTGAGGAAGTAGATTTACATCCATCATCATCCCCATCCCCAGCTTCACCAGATTTGGATGAAGTTGGATTATTGAAGAACAGGATTCTACTGCCTTCACCAAAAGCAGTGACTGATAGATGGAATAGTGAATCAACTTCATCTAATGTCAGTGGTTAA